Below is a window of Streptomyces spongiicola DNA.
CGGCGCCATGATCTCCGACCTCGGCGACCTGAACACCTGGGTACCCGCCCTGGCCGACGGCCGGCTCCTCTCCCCCGCCACCCAGAAGGAGCGCCTGAAGTTCGGCCCGACGGGCGTTCCCGAGGTCGGGTACGGCCTCGGCATCATGCGGGTCGGCAACTGGATCGGCCACAACGGGGAACTTCCCGGCTATGAGACGCTCGCCGTGCGACTTCCCTCCCAGCGCGCCACGCTGGTGATCCTGGTCAACTCCGACACCGACCACCGCGGCCGGTCGCTGAGCACACTGCTCGGGCGCGCCGTCACCGAGGTGGTGACCCCGCGCAACGTGTTCGACCTGCCGACCGCGCCCCAGCCCGAGAAGACCAGCCCGCCGCCGTCCCCGACGGCGTCACCGACGCCCTAGCGTCCGGAAGTGCCGGCGGACGCGTCCGAGCCGCCTCCGGGAGCGCGCGGGCGGCCCCGCGGCACCGCCGGCACGGGGCGCGCGGCGGTCCCGGGGCGGCACCGACCGCACCGGTTCCGGGCGCGATGCCGACCCCGGCCTGGTGGGTGCCGGGGGCTGCGCCCTCAGAGCGTCCGCACGAAGGCGGCGAACACGCCGGCCGGGAAGTGCAGCACGTCCCCCGCCGGGACCTTGGAGTCGCGCACGGCTACGAGTTGCGGGGTCTCGGCGACCTCGACGCAGTCGCCGCCCTGGTCACTGCTGTGACGGGACGTGCGCCATACGGCGCCGCCGAGCGGGGCGCACGCGACGCAATCGCCGCCCTGGTCGCCGCTGTAGCTGGACGTACGCCACACGGCGCCGCCGAGCGGCAAGCACTCGACACACTCGCCGCCCTGGTCGCTGCTGTAGCTGGACGTGCGCCAGCGGGCACCGGTCGGATCAGAGCTGCTGCTCCCCATAGCGTTCCTCCATCGTGCGCCGGATGAGTTCCGTCGAGTCCGTGAGGGACAGGGCGGTGGCCTGGAGGTGATCGTAACGGAGTGAACAGTCCCCGACCGTGGCCGGGTTGGCCGTCGGATGGCCCTTCCCATATCCCTCGGGGTAGAGGATGGCCGGGTCGCTCCCAAAGCGGTAGACGGTGAACGAGCCTGTCAGTCCCGCGTGGGCCCCGGCCCGGAACGGCAGGATCTGGACGTTCACCCGGAGGTCGTCGGCGAAGGACAGCAGCCGCGCCAGTTGCTCCCGCATCACCGCGGGCCCGCCGATCGACTGGCGCAGGGCCGCCTCCCCCAGGATCGCCCAGAGCACCGGCGGCTCCTCCTTGCCGAGGATGCGCTGCCGCGCCAGCCGGACGGCCGTACGGTCGTCCAGATTCCCCCGGTCCACGGCCCCGAGCACCGCCCGCGCGTACGACGGCGACTGGAGCAGCCCGTGCACCATATGGGTCTGGAAGGTGCAGATCTCCGTCGCCCGCGCCTCCAACTCCGCCACCTGTTGGAACCACGCGGGCAACTGGCTGCGCAGCACCAGCCCCAGCAGCCGGGTCAGCAGCCCGTCCGTGCCCAGGGCCGCGTCCGTGCGCTCGCTGAACTCCTGCGTCGGCAGCTTCCGCGCCGTCTCGATCTGCCCCACCAGCGAGCCGGTGTAGTTGATGACGGCGCCCAGTTGCTTCTGGGTGAGCCCCGCCGCCTCGCGGTAGCGGCGGAGTTCGTAGCCGTAGTAGTCGAGCGGCGAGGCGCCCGGGTCGAGGACGTTGACATGCGTCACGGCGTGCTCCCTCGTACGCAACTCCGCCCACAGCCGGACGGGTTGTATTCAGGCCATGGCAGAGCGTAGCCGTCCGGCGCCACCCTCGCAGTGTGATCGACGACATCGCCCCCGCCCCGGGGCCCGCCTCCCAGTACGGCATGCGCTTCACCGTCGGGGACCACTCGGCCCGCCATGTGCGCCGCATCCTCCGCCACTACCTCGCCCTGTGGGGCCTGCCGGAACTGGCCGACGACGCGTCACTCGCCCTGACCGAACTGCTCGGCAACGTCCACGACCACGTCCCCGGCCGCCGCTGCGGGCTGCTCATCGAGCGCGGCCCGTCCGGCCTCCGGGTGGAGGTCAGGGACGAGTGCCCCGCGCTGCCCGTGCCGCGCCGGGCCGCACCCGGCGAGGAGTCGGGGCGGGGACTGGCGCTGCTGGACGCGGTGGTGCACAAGTGGGGCGTGTCGCGTACGGGCGGGCCCGGCAAGACCGTCTGGTTCGAGTGCCGCGCCCCGGGCGCGGGGCCCGGCGCCGGGCCGGGCATCGCGCCGCCGGCGCCCCTCGGAGCGCCGGCACCCGGACAGGCCCGCTGAGGTCCGGGAAGGGGCCCGTGCCGCGCCGCGGACAGGCACTCACGGACAGACGGTCGCGGACAGGCGGTCGCGGACAGGCACCCAGGGGCACGCGGCCGCGGACACGCGGCCGCCCGCTGACGGCCGCGGCCGAATGGCACGGTGGCCGCGGCCGAATGGCACGGTGGCCGCGGCGGGGGAAATGCCGGCCGGACGCGGCGATCCGCCCGGGAAGGCGCCGCATCGGTGCCGTCCCGCGCCCGACCGAGGCCCCGGCCGGGAGGCCCGGTTCCGTGTGTCGGAGGACCGTACGGCGCGGGGCGGTCGGGCGCCGGGGGCCGGGGGTCCGCGGTCCGGCCCGGGGGCCCGGACGTGGGATACGTTTCCCCTATGTCTGAACAGCAATGGAACGCCGTGGACGCCTACTTCACCGACCTGCTGGTTCCTGAGGACGACGCGCTGACGGCCGCGGTCGCCGCGAGCGACGCCGCCGGGATGCCGCAGATCGCCGTCGCACCCAATCAGGGGAAGCTGCTGCACCTGCTGGCCCTCACCCAGGGCGCGACGAGGATCCTCGAGATCGGCACGCTCGGGGGCTACAGCACCATCTGGCTCGGCCGGGCCCTGCCCGCCGACGGGCGGCTCGTCTCCCTCGAGTACGACGCCGAGCACGCGGACGTGGCCCGCGCCAACCTCACCCGCGCGGGGCTCGACAAGAACGTGGAGGTGCGGGTCGGCCCCGCGCTCGACAGCCTGGCCGCGCTGGAGTCCGAGGGCACGGCCCCGTTCGACTTCACCTTCATCGATGCCGACAAGGCCAACAACCCGCACTATGTGGAGTGGTCGGTGAAGCTGTCCCGCCCGGGCAGCGTCATCGTCGTGGACAACGTCGTACGAGACGGCTCGGTCCTCGACGCGACCAGCGAGGACCCCGCCGTCGTGGGCACCCGCCGGATGTTCGAGGTGGTCTCGGACCATCCGCGGCTCACGGCGACCGCCTTCCAGACGGTGGGCGCGCGGGGGTACGACGGCCTGCTGCTGGCCCGCGTCACGGGCTGAACGGGTCGGCGCCGCCGCGGGTGGGGGCACGACCCGTACGTGCCTCCGGGGCGGGTGCCCGGCAGGACGCGCGCCCGCCGCCCCGCCGGGTCGGGGCCGCGGGCGACTCGCGCCGCGCCTATCCTGCACCTCATGAGCGTCGTGAAGATCAATGTGCTGACCGTCCCCGCCGCGCAGCGGGAGTCCCTGGAGCAGCGGTTCGCCGCGCGAGCGGGGGCCGTGGAGTCCTCGGACGGCTTCGAGTGGTTCGAGCTGCTCCGCCCGCTGGAGGGCACCGACGACTACCTCGTCTACACCCGCTGGCGCAGCGAGGAGGACTTCCAGAACTGGATGTCCGGCCCGATGCAGGCCGCCCACCGGGGCGAGGGCGGCGGGAGCGGCGGGAGCGGCGGGAGCGGCGGGAGCGGCGGGAGCGGCGAAGGTGAACGCCCGAAGCCCGCGGCGACGGGTTCGACCCTGTGGTCCTTCGAGGTGGTCCAGCAGGCATCGCCGAAGCAGGGCTGACGCCGCGCGGTCGACCGCACCGGCCACCGGGAACGGGCGGCGGGAACGGGCGGCGGGAACGGGCGGCGGGAAGCGGCGCCGGGCGCGACGGCGGCAACGGCACCGACGGCCGGGAGGGCCGACGCCTCCAGGCTTCCACGGCGCTTCCACGGCGGCAGGGAGGGTCGGCCGGTGCGGTCGTCACTCCCCCGGCGCCGGGGCGCCCGCCGGGGCGGTCGACTGCCAGGCGGCGAAGAGCGGGAGCCGCCCGGAGGCGTCGAGTACGACGATGCCGAAGGGGCGGTCGTAGGCGAGCCGGAGGGCCCGGACGGGGCGGGGCGCGGCGCCCGCGCGGGTGAGGACCGCCGTCGCGGCCGCCGCCTCCACGCCGAGTTCCGCGATCCTGAGTACGGCCTGCTGGACGACCATCGAGATCGCCAGCGGCTCCGGTGACAGTCCGGAGAAGTCGGCGAGCGCGGTGGTGGCCCGACGTACGCCGAGAGCGGGCAGTCGGGGCGTCACGTCCGTCGTCGTCCGCAGGGCGAGGCGGGGCACGGCGAGGTCGACGGCCTCCGCGTCGACGGGTGCGCACTCCTCGCGGGGCGCCCAGGCGGCGGGCAGCACCTCCGCGGGACCGGCGCCCGGCGCCCCGAGGACGAGCCGGACCACCGCGCCCGAACCACCCTCGCAGCGCAGCCGGGCGATCCGCGCCGGGCCCGCGGTCCACGCGTCGCCGGGGGGCAGCCGCCGGTGCATCGTCGGCACCCGGTGCACGGTCCCCGAGGCGTCCGTGAACGGCGCGGGGACGGTCAGATGGCCGGGGAACGGCGTCTCCCAAC
It encodes the following:
- a CDS encoding antibiotic biosynthesis monooxygenase family protein, yielding MSVVKINVLTVPAAQRESLEQRFAARAGAVESSDGFEWFELLRPLEGTDDYLVYTRWRSEEDFQNWMSGPMQAAHRGEGGGSGGSGGSGGSGGSGEGERPKPAATGSTLWSFEVVQQASPKQG
- a CDS encoding O-methyltransferase, with protein sequence MSEQQWNAVDAYFTDLLVPEDDALTAAVAASDAAGMPQIAVAPNQGKLLHLLALTQGATRILEIGTLGGYSTIWLGRALPADGRLVSLEYDAEHADVARANLTRAGLDKNVEVRVGPALDSLAALESEGTAPFDFTFIDADKANNPHYVEWSVKLSRPGSVIVVDNVVRDGSVLDATSEDPAVVGTRRMFEVVSDHPRLTATAFQTVGARGYDGLLLARVTG
- a CDS encoding serpin family protein; its protein translation is MDDTARAERVDAAPGPPLRPGPYPGHAEAVQAVGERWLREFAGEGDFVCSPAGLWLALGAVAAGARGGTAGELRALLGAAGDDAAAAVTSAALELAGTDALAVATRVWSSVPVHRAYREALPGIGFGRLGDGQDDIDAWVREATGGLIGGLPVPVPPDTLLALVNVLALKARWETPFPGHLTVPAPFTDASGTVHRVPTMHRRLPPGDAWTAGPARIARLRCEGGSGAVVRLVLGAPGAGPAEVLPAAWAPREECAPVDAEAVDLAVPRLALRTTTDVTPRLPALGVRRATTALADFSGLSPEPLAISMVVQQAVLRIAELGVEAAAATAVLTRAGAAPRPVRALRLAYDRPFGIVVLDASGRLPLFAAWQSTAPAGAPAPGE
- a CDS encoding DUF397 domain-containing protein, translating into MGSSSSDPTGARWRTSSYSSDQGGECVECLPLGGAVWRTSSYSGDQGGDCVACAPLGGAVWRTSRHSSDQGGDCVEVAETPQLVAVRDSKVPAGDVLHFPAGVFAAFVRTL
- a CDS encoding helix-turn-helix domain-containing protein is translated as MTHVNVLDPGASPLDYYGYELRRYREAAGLTQKQLGAVINYTGSLVGQIETARKLPTQEFSERTDAALGTDGLLTRLLGLVLRSQLPAWFQQVAELEARATEICTFQTHMVHGLLQSPSYARAVLGAVDRGNLDDRTAVRLARQRILGKEEPPVLWAILGEAALRQSIGGPAVMREQLARLLSFADDLRVNVQILPFRAGAHAGLTGSFTVYRFGSDPAILYPEGYGKGHPTANPATVGDCSLRYDHLQATALSLTDSTELIRRTMEERYGEQQL
- a CDS encoding ATP-binding protein produces the protein MIDDIAPAPGPASQYGMRFTVGDHSARHVRRILRHYLALWGLPELADDASLALTELLGNVHDHVPGRRCGLLIERGPSGLRVEVRDECPALPVPRRAAPGEESGRGLALLDAVVHKWGVSRTGGPGKTVWFECRAPGAGPGAGPGIAPPAPLGAPAPGQAR